The DNA segment CGATCGTGTGGGTCGCGTCCTCCACCACCCAGCGGGAGCGGGTCACATCCCAGAAGGCCAGGTCGGCCGCGTGCAGGGCGAAGGTGACGGTCGTCGTCTCACCGGGGGAGAGGTGGACCCGCTTGTACCCGCGCAGGCTGCGCAGCGGCTGCTTGGCCCGGGAGCGCTGCTGGCGGGTGTAGAGCTGCACCACCTCGGTGCCGGGACGGGTGCCGGTGTTCGTCACGTCGACGGTCACGGTCACGGTGCCGGACGGGTCGGTGACGGCGGTGTCCAGGCGGAGGTCGCCGTAGTGGAAATCGGTGTAGCCGAGGCCGTGGCCGAACGGGAAGAGCGGCGTGCCACGGAAGTAGAGGTATGTCGCGTCGTTCGCGATGATGTCGTAGTCGAGCAGGTCCGGGAGTTCGCTGTCGTCCGCGTACCAGGTCTGGGTCAGGCGGCCGGTCGGTTCCGACAGTCCGAACAGGACTCCGGCCAGGGCGTTGCCGTGTTCCTGGCCGCCGTGCGAGGACCACAGCACGGCAGGGAGATTCTTCGAAGCCCAACCTATGGCGTACGGGTAACTGCTGCTCAGAACGAGGACCGTGCGCGGATTGGCGGCGTGGACGGCCCGCAGCAGATCGTCCTGGGTGCCGGGGAGATCGAGGTCGCGGCGGTCCGCGGTCTCCCGTCCGGCCACCAGGGGATGGTTGCCGAGGGCGAGCAGCACCACGTCGGCGGCGGCTGCCACGTCGGCGGCCTCGGCCACGCCGTCGACGAGTAGATCGACGGTGAAGACGGTGGCGTCCTCGGGCGTCGTCGCGGTGGTGCGGACCAGGTCGTCGTCGCCGGCGGCCAGGTAGCGGTCGCTCTGCAGGTGGTGGAGGACTACCCCGCCGGGCACCGTCACCAGCTTGAACGTTTCGCGGACCTCCCAGCCGTTCGGGCCGGGGCGGTCGCAGACGAGCGGGTCGTCGCCGTCCGCGCCGAGGAAGAGGCCGGTCGCCACGGAACGCAGCGAGATCGTTTCTTCGCCCCAGTCCAGGATGTCGAACAGGAGCTCATCCGGCAGATCGGGTATATCGGAGGCTCCGGGGATGGTCGCGGGCGTTGAAGCGGGTGAACCGGCGCGAGAGCTGGAGGTCGTTCGTACCATCAACGGGTTTGAAGGAGACGCCTGGAGGAAGCCGGACGCGGAGCGCAAGGCCACGCGATCCAGGCCCTCGGCGAATGTCACGGCATCGGCGCCCAGATGGCGGGCGACCTCGGCGTGCAGGGTCGTGCGGTACGGAGGTGTGCCGCTGTACCAGTCGTCGAAGACCTGGTCGGCGAGGGGGCCGATGACCGCTACCCGGCCGGCGGACGCGGCGTCGAGGGGCAGGATGCCGTCGTTGGTGAGCAGGACGACGCCGGCGCGGGCCGCTTCGAGCGCGAGTTCGCGGTGGGGAGCGCAGTCGATCACCGAGGCGTCGATGTGGCGGTACGGGTCGGCGCTCTCGTTGAATTCGCCGAGACGGACCCGGATCGCCAGGATGTGCCGGGCCGCCGCGTCCACGTGTGACTCGGTGATGAGACCGCGCTCGTGGGCGGCGGTGAAGTGCGCGAGCGTCGCGGGGAGGTCCTCGGTCACGCAGTCGATGCCCGCGCGCAGGGCCGCCGCGAAACCCTCGACGTGGTCGTCGAACCAGTGCTGGTCGCCGGCCAGATTGTGTACCGCCCAGGCGTCGCCGACCACCAGCACGTCGTCGGGCGACCAGGAGCGCAGCGTGTCGTCGATCAGCGGACTGAGATGGGCGGGCCGGCCGTTCACCAGGTTGTAGGACGCCATCACCGCGACCGCCGCGCCGTCGGCGAGGGCCGCGCGGAAGGCGGGGAGTTCGTACTCGTGCAGTACCCGCGGCGGCAGGTTGCTCGAGGTGAGGCAGCGGTCCGTCTCGTTGTTGTAGCCGAGGAAGTGCTTCAGCGTCGGCGCGGTCCGCAACCACAGTGGATGGTCGCCGCGCAGGCCACGTGCGTAGGCGGTGCTCAGCTCGCCGGTCAGCCACGGGTCCTCGGCGAAGCCCTCCTCGTTGCGGCCCCAGCGCGGGTCGCGGAGCAGGTTCACGACCGGCGCCCAGACGTTGAGGCCCACGGCGTCCGGATCGCGGTGGTGCATGGCGCGGACCTCGGTGCCCACCGCCTCACCGACCCGGCGCAGCAGCTCCGGGTTCCAGCTGCTGGCGAGGCCGATCGCCTGGGGGAAAGCGGTGGCGACGCCGAGCCAGGCCACGCCGTGCAGGGCCTCGGTGCCGGTACGGAACGCGCCGACGCCGAGCCGCGGAACGGCGGCCTGGTGCTGGTTGAGCAGGGCGATCTTCTCGTCGAGGGTGAGACGGCCCAGCAGGTCGGAGACGCGGGCGGCGACCTTCTGGTGAGGGTCGCGATAGACGGGGGAATCGGTCACAACGCGTTCCTTCGGGGCTGGACGGTCGTGCAGTCGAAGCGCTTCGACAACCGGGCGGACGTAGCGGATTTCGCGAATGTTTCGGACGGGGTTCACCGAGGTTCGCACCCCGCTGCGTCGGGGTCAAGGAGTTGCAGCGATCGATGTCAGACCGCTTTGGGAAGGCTCCCATTGTCGACCCGGTCCAGATGGGACAGCGCTCCACCGAGCGCGGCGGCGTGCAGGCCCAGGTCAGAGGCGACCACCCGGATGCCGCTCGGCGCCAGCACCTGCGCGGCGAGCTCGGCCTCGACAGCGGGGATCAGCCACCCGGCGAGCGACGCGTAGTGGTCGCCCAGGACGATCACCGACGGGTCGGTCAGGTTCGCCAGCATCGCCAGGCCCTGGCCCAGGTGGCGGCCGGTGTCACGGAGCGCCGCCAGTGTCGCGGCGTCGCCGGCCCGGGCCTGCACGGCGACCTGCTCGACGGCGGGCGCGAGATCGGTGAGCGATTCCGGATCGAAACCGGTCAGGGCGCGGCGGACGAGCGGTTCGATGCCGGCCAGGTCGTGCAGCGTCGGCGCGCCGGCCGGGCCGAGCGTGAACCGGCCGATCTGCCCGGTGAAGCCGCGGGCGCCGTGCAGCGGCCGGCCGTGGGCGATCACTCCGGCCTCGATGCCGGCCGTGCCGCTCACGTAGATCGAGTTCGGGTCCTTGTTCGTCAGCGCCGCCGTGGTCGCCTGGTTCGCCACCGTGACGACCAGGCCGGGCTGCCGGAGTGAGCCGGCCACCAGCGTGCGGAGATCCAGATCGGACCAGCCGAGCGTGGGGGAGATCCGGACCACGCCGTTCTCGTCGACCAGGCCGGGCACCGCGACGGTGAGGCCGAGGACCGAGCGGCCCTGTTGCCGTACGCGGGTCGCGGCTCGTTGCGCGAGGGTGATGATCTCGCCGGCTCGGTGGGCGCCCAGTGCCCGGTGCCATCGGATGATCTGATCGCCGGCGAAGTCGATGGCGAGCGCGGTCATCGAGTCCGCCGCGACCTGGATGCCGATCGCCGCGTACGCCGACCCGTCCAGCGCCAGCGACGTGCCGGGCCGGCCGATCCGGTTGCCGCTCGTCCCGGTCTCGCGCAGCAGCCGCTGGTCGATCAGGTCGCTGGTCAGGCTGGAGACGGTCGCCTTGTTGAGCCCGGTGGACGCGGCGATGGCGGCCCGCGAACTCGGCCCGCTGGTGCGCAGATGGCTGAGCACCACGGCGAGATTCGTGGTGCGCACGTCGGTGAAGCCCATGGTCCTCACATCCGTCATCTTGCCATCACCACGTGGGTGCGCTCCCATTTCGTTCTTGTCGCTCTCGCCACACGTCAGTTAGCTTGTCTTCGATGTACTTAGTTTAGACGCTAGCCAAACTTAAGCCATTTCGGAAGGCAGGTGCGCCGTGGGCGCGTCGACGAACAGGCGAAACTTCCTTGGGCTGATCGGCCTCGGCGCGGCCTCGATGGCCGGCGGCGGGCTGCTCGCCGGATGCAGCAAGGAGCCGGGCAGCACCGGATCGGCGACCACCGCCGAACAGGCCGCGGGCGTGGTGCCGACATTCAAGGAATCCACTCTGATCCCGCCGGACATCAAGGGCGTCCGCCCGGTGGCCGACGGCTACATCAAGTACCCGGCGTCGCTCGCCGACGCGGTCACCGAGAAGGCGATCACCAGCGGTCAGCCGATCTCGGCGACCACGCCCTGGTGGGGTCCGGCGCCGCCGACCGACAACAAGCTGGTCGCCGCGGTCAACGCCGACCTGGGCGGCACCGTCAACTTCAGCATCCAGGACGGCGTGACCTACGGCGACAAGCTCAACACGATGCTCGGCGCGCGGGACGTGCCGGACCTGACCTGCATCCCGGGCTGGGAGATCAACAAGCTGGCCCGGTTCAACGACGCCGTGCACGTGCTCTTCGAGGACCTGACGCCGTACCTGGCCGGTGACAAGGTCAGCGCGTACCCGCTGCTCGCCGGCCTGGACACCAAGGCGTGGTCGGACTCGGTCTGGGGCGGCAAGCTCATGGGCGTCCCGTTCCCGTCGGACAACCCGTTCCCTTCGCTGCTCTTCTACCGCAAGGACGTCGCCGACCAGCGCGGCATCGCGGCGCCGACGAACCTCGACGAGCTCTACGACTTCGGCAAGAAGATGACCGACCCGGACTCCGGCGAGTGGGCGTTCGGCGACATCTTCCAGGAGGTGCTGCAGATCTGCGGCAACACCGGATCGCAGAACGGCTGGGCCAAGGGCGCCGACGGCAAGGTCTACCACCGGTACGAGACCGAGAACTACAAGCGGGCCGTCGAGTTCATGACCCGGGTCTACGCCGAGAAGCTGATCCACCCGGACATCGCCAGCAGCAAGGGCGGCGACGTGAAGACGCTCTTCAAGGGCGGCAAGATCTTCATGTTCTGGGACGGCGGCGGCGCGTGGAAGGAAGTGTGGCGGCCGGCCATCCAGGCCGACCCCAAGTTCGACATGCAGGCGGTGAAGGTCTTCGGCGCCGACGCGAGCACGCCGCCGGTCCGCTGGGGCGGCACCCCGTCGATCATGTGGACCTTCGTGAAGAAGGGCCTCGGCCAGGAGCGCACCCAGGAGCTGCTGCGGGTGCTCAACTACGTGGCGGCGCCGTTCGGCACCAAGGAGTGGGAACTGCAGAACTACGGGGTCGAGGGCACCCACTTCAAGCGGGACAGCGCCGGGACGCCGGTCACCAACGACCTGTACGTCAAGGAGTTCGCCAACCAGTTCATCTTCCTCGGCGGCCGTCCGCCGGTGATCGTCGGCGGGCCGGACATCCCCACCTACGCCGAGGCGTTCGTGAACTGGGGCAACGACGCCACGAAGTACCTGGAGAAGAACCCCTGGGAAGGCATCAAGGTCGAGGTGCCCACCGAGCAGGCGGCCATCGAGCAGCCCACCGCCGACAAGGTCACCGACATCATGCGCGGTCGCCGGCCGCTCTCCGACTTCGACAAGGTCGTCACCGAGTGGCGCAACGGCGGTGGTGACAAGGCGCGGGAGTTCTACGCCAAGGTCCTGGCAGACAACGGGCGATGAGCACCGTCGTTCAGGCCGCCTCCGTCGCGAAGCCGGACGAAGCGGTCAAGGCTCGGTTGACAGTCGCGGCGCGCCTGCGCCGCGACTGGCCCCTCCTGCTCATGTGCTTTCCGGCGATGGCGTTGCTGCTGGTCTTCCACTACATCCCGGCGCTCGGCAACGTCATCGCCTTCCAGGACTACAACCCGTACGTCGGGGACAATCCCCTGGAGGCGTTCCTCTACAGCGAGTGGATCGGGTTCGGGAACTTCGAGTACCTCTTCACCAGCCCGGCGTTCTGGGACGCGGTGCTCAACACGCTGACGATCACGGCGTTCCAGCTGGTCTTCTACTTCCCGATCCCGATCCTGCTGGCGATCCTGCTGAACAGCATCATGTCGCCGAGGATCCGGTCGCTGGTGCAGAGCGTCGTCTACCTGCCGCACTTCTTCAGCTGGGTGCTCGTGGTGTCGCTCTTCCAGATGATGCTCGGCGGGGCAGGGCTGATCGTGCAGACGGCTTCGCAGGCCGGCTTCACGGTGCCGAACATCATGACCGATCCGGACACGTTCATCTTCCTGGTGACGAGTCAGGCGCTGTGGAAGGACGCCGGCTGGGGGATGATCGTTTTCCTGGCGGCGCTCGCGGCGATCGACACGAATCTGTACGAAGCGGCCGCGGCCGACGGCGCGAACCGCTGGCGCCGGATGTGGCACATCACCCTGCCCGGTCTGCGGCCCGTCATCATCCTGCTGCTGATCCTGCGCCTCGGCGACGCGCTGAACGTCGGATTCGAGCAGTTCGTGCTGCAGCGCGAAGCGGTCGGGCGGGACGCCGCCGAGGTGCTCGACACGTACGTCTACTACCAGGGCATCGCGGTCCAGCAGTGGGGTGTCGGCGCGGCCGCCGGTCTGTTCAAGGCCGTCGTCGGGCTGCTGCTCATCGTGGGCGCCAACAAGGTCGCCCATAAGTTCGGCGAGCAAGGGATCTATTCCAAGTCATGACACGTCCAGTCTGGGAAGAGCGGCCGTCACCCCTCGGCCAGTTCGGCAAGGGCACGATCCTCACGCTGGTCGTGCTCGCCGTCCTCGTTCCACTGTGGGTTGTGGTGGTCACTTCGCTGTCCTCGGAGCAGACGATCAACAACGCCGGTGGGTATGTGTTCCAGCCGCGTGAGTTCGATCCATCCGCATACCTGGTGATCTTTTCGGGTGGGCAGATCTCGGATGCGATCCTGGTGAGCACGTTCGTGGCGGTCGTCGGCACTCTGATCAGCTTGGTGGTCACGGTGCTGGCCGCCTACGGATTGTCGCGGCCCAGTTCAGTGGGGCATCGGCCGATTCTGTTCTACTTTCTGCTGACATTTCTGATTTATCCGGGCATGATTCCGGCTTATCTGGTAGTCACCGGCCTCGGCCTGAAGGACAACCTGCTGGCCCTGATCCTGCCGACCGCGATCAGCGCCTTCAACCTGGTCGTGCTGCGCGCCTTCTTCATGAACATCCCGGGCGAACTCCTGGACAGCGCCCGCATCGACGGCGCCGGCGAGTTCCGCATCCTCTGGAAGATCGTGCTGCCGCTGTCCAAAGCGGTCACCGCGGTTGTCGGGCTGTTCTACGCGGTCGGCTACTGGAACGCCTTCTTCAACGCGGTCCTCTACATCGACCGCAACGACCTGCAGCCCGTCCAGCGCGTCCTGCAGCAGTTCATCCTCGCCGGCCAGTCCCCGACCTCATCCGGCACGGCCGTCTACGTGCCCGGCCTCGGCTCGGCGATCCCGCCGACCCTGGCGATCAAGATGGCCGTCGTGGTGGTGACGATCGTGCCCGCCCTGATCGTCTACCCGTTCGTGCAGCGCCACTTCACCAAGGGCGTGATCATAGGAGCGGTCAAAGGCTGATTCCCTGTACGTCCTGAGCACCGCTCTCCCCACGCCCCGCCCAGCAGCGATGAGCCACAGCCGCTGGCGACTCGTTACGCGGTTGGCTGTACAGCAGAGCGACGATCCGGGCGCCATCACGGCTCTGGTGTACAGCCGCGGAGGGCTAGCAGCCGCACGAGGCCGTGGCGGGGGCGGTCAGGGGGTCGGCGGGGCGGGCGTTCACACCGGTGGATTCTCGTACCGGGAAGCCCTCTCGCACCCAGTACTCGAAGCCGCCGAGCATCTCCTTGACCGGGTAGCCGAGTTCGGCGAAGGCGAGGGCCGCCTTCGTCGCGCCGTTGCAGCCCGGGCCCCAGCAATAGGTGACGACGCGGCTGCCGGGTGGGATGACCGTGGCGGCGCGAGCGGCGATCTGGGCCGTGGGCAGGTGGACGGCGTGCGGCAGGTGCCCCTGCTGCCAGGAGGCGTCGTTGCGGGTGTCGATGACGACGACGCCGGAGGCGCCGGCCTCGTAGTCGGCGTGCACGTCGCTCACGTCCGTCTCGAAGCGCAGGCGACCGGCGAAGTGGGCGATGGCGTCGGTGTTCGGTGTAGTCATGCCGTTGATCGTGCCGCTGCCGCCGCACCGAGCCCAGTGGCGTGAACGACGACGACCGCTAAGATTCCGCCATGCAGCAGGCGGTGGAGGTGACCAGGCGCGGGCCGTCAGTGGCGGTGCTCGCGTTCGAAGGCATGTCGGTGTTCGAGATCGGCATCGTCAGCGAGGTCTTCGGGTTGCCGCGTCCCGAGTTCGGATTCCCCTGGTACGACCTGACGATCTGCGCCGAGACACCGGGCCCGGTCCGTGTCGTCGGCGGGGCCAGCCTCTACACCGATCACGGGCTGGACCGGTTCGCCGAGGCGGAGACGCTGATCGTGCCCGGTGTTCCGGACGTGCACGCCGGGCCGTCGCCGGCTCTGGTCGAGACGCTGCGTACGGCACACGCCCGTGGCGCCCGGATCATGTCGATCTGCTCGGGAGCGTTCGCCCTGGCCGCGTCGGGGCTGCTGGACGGGCGGCGGGCGACCACCCACTGGCGGTACGCGGACGAGTTGCGCAGCCGATACCCGGACGTGGACGTGGACGCCGACGTCCTGTACATCGACGACGGCACGGTCCTGACCAGCGCGGGCAGCGCCGCGGGGCTGGATCTGTGTCTGCACGTGATCCGGCTCGACCACGGTCCGACGGTGGCGAACGCGGTGGCCCGCCGGCTCGTCGTCCAGCCGCACCGGGACGGCGGGCAGGCCCAGTTCGTCGAGAGCCCGGTGCCGGCCGACCCCGACGACGACCGGCTGGCCCGGAGCATGGAGTGGGCGGTCGCGCACCTGACCGAGAACATCACCGTCGACGTGCTGGCGCAGCGGGCGCACATGTCGCCGCGCACCTACCTGCGGCGCTTCACCCGCGCGACCGGCACCTCACCGATCCGCTGGCTGATCACGCAGCGGGTGCATGCGAGCCTGCCCCTGCTGGAGTCCGGGTCGACGCCGATCGAGGAGGTGGCCACGGCGGTCGGCTTCGAGACGGCGGTGACGTTCCGCCACCACTTCACGCAGACGATGCGGACGTCACCGTCCTCCTACCGCAGGGCCTTCCACCCCTGACCCTCCACGACTGCGAAACTGCCGGCCGCAATGCCGCGGAACTCTGACGAACTGTGGTTGAGCAGGAACAACAGCGATCCCCGGCGAATCGCCTCCACGCCGGGCGGCAGATCCGGCACCAGAGGGGACACGCCCGCTTCGGCCGCCACGACACCGAGCAGCCTCCGCCAGGACTCGTCGTCCAGGCCCGCGGAGACGTACCAGAAGACGCCCCGCCCGAACTCCTGCCGGGTGATCGCCGGTTCACCGTCCAGGACCCCACCGGCGTAGCGGGCCCAGGCCGTGGCGCCGGCGAGCTCGACGCGTTCGGACCAGCCGTGCGCTGCCGATCCGTCGTCGAGGGCGATCGGGGTGGCCGGATCGAGTGGGTGCCATTCGGTCACCCGTACCCCTGAAGCTTCTCGGAAAGCCCCCGGATAGCCGCCCGGGATGACCCGCGTCGAGGGCTCGGCGATGCCGCTGAGCGCGCCGGTCACCAGATGGCCGCCGGCCGCCACGAACTGCTGGAACGCGTCTGCCGCCCGGTCCGAGACGAGGTAGAGGTGGGGCGCGACGACCATCCGGTACGGATCGAGGTCGAGCGGGAGACCCGGGAAGACGAAATCGGTCGGTACGCCGGCGCGATAGAGCGCACGGTGCGCCTGCCGGACAGCGGCCGCATAGTCGATGTCGGCGGACGGCAGGCCCGCACCTTGCAGCGCCCACCACGACTGCGCATCCCAGGTCACCGCGACCTCGGAACGCGGAGGGTCACCGAGAGGCGGGAGATTCTCCAAGATCCGGCCCAGCGACACCGCCTCGCGGAAGACCGGGCTGTCCGGGCCGGCGTGCGGAACCATCGCCGAGTGGAACAGTTCCGCGCCGCCGAGGGGCTGACGCCACTGGAAGTACATCGCGCCGGCCGAGCCGCGGGCCACGTATCCGAGGCTGTGCCTGATCATCCGGCCGGGCTCTTTCGCGTGCATCCGGCCCGGCGTGTAGATCAGGTTCGGCGCGGTCTCCATGAGGAGCCAGCGGCCGCCACCCCAGCTCCGCGCGAGATCACCGGCGAAAGCCGTCTGCTCCTCCGCTGACATGCCGGCCGAATCCGGATAGTGGTCCACCGCCACGAGATCGACTTCCTCGGCCCACCGCGCGTGATCCACGCTCACCCAGTCGCCCTGTACGAAGTTCGTCGTGATCGGGATCGACGGATCGAATGTCCGCAGCAGATCCCGCTGCGACACGAAGGCGTCCAGGAACGAGTCCGAGAGGAACCGCCGGAAGTCGAGCACGTGCGCCGGATTGGGCAGATACTGCGTGGCCCGCGG comes from the Actinoplanes sp. OR16 genome and includes:
- the ftrA gene encoding transcriptional regulator FtrA produces the protein MQQAVEVTRRGPSVAVLAFEGMSVFEIGIVSEVFGLPRPEFGFPWYDLTICAETPGPVRVVGGASLYTDHGLDRFAEAETLIVPGVPDVHAGPSPALVETLRTAHARGARIMSICSGAFALAASGLLDGRRATTHWRYADELRSRYPDVDVDADVLYIDDGTVLTSAGSAAGLDLCLHVIRLDHGPTVANAVARRLVVQPHRDGGQAQFVESPVPADPDDDRLARSMEWAVAHLTENITVDVLAQRAHMSPRTYLRRFTRATGTSPIRWLITQRVHASLPLLESGSTPIEEVATAVGFETAVTFRHHFTQTMRTSPSSYRRAFHP
- a CDS encoding sugar ABC transporter permease; protein product: MSTVVQAASVAKPDEAVKARLTVAARLRRDWPLLLMCFPAMALLLVFHYIPALGNVIAFQDYNPYVGDNPLEAFLYSEWIGFGNFEYLFTSPAFWDAVLNTLTITAFQLVFYFPIPILLAILLNSIMSPRIRSLVQSVVYLPHFFSWVLVVSLFQMMLGGAGLIVQTASQAGFTVPNIMTDPDTFIFLVTSQALWKDAGWGMIVFLAALAAIDTNLYEAAAADGANRWRRMWHITLPGLRPVIILLLILRLGDALNVGFEQFVLQREAVGRDAAEVLDTYVYYQGIAVQQWGVGAAAGLFKAVVGLLLIVGANKVAHKFGEQGIYSKS
- a CDS encoding ROK family protein: MTDVRTMGFTDVRTTNLAVVLSHLRTSGPSSRAAIAASTGLNKATVSSLTSDLIDQRLLRETGTSGNRIGRPGTSLALDGSAYAAIGIQVAADSMTALAIDFAGDQIIRWHRALGAHRAGEIITLAQRAATRVRQQGRSVLGLTVAVPGLVDENGVVRISPTLGWSDLDLRTLVAGSLRQPGLVVTVANQATTAALTNKDPNSIYVSGTAGIEAGVIAHGRPLHGARGFTGQIGRFTLGPAGAPTLHDLAGIEPLVRRALTGFDPESLTDLAPAVEQVAVQARAGDAATLAALRDTGRHLGQGLAMLANLTDPSVIVLGDHYASLAGWLIPAVEAELAAQVLAPSGIRVVASDLGLHAAALGGALSHLDRVDNGSLPKAV
- a CDS encoding carbohydrate ABC transporter permease produces the protein MTRPVWEERPSPLGQFGKGTILTLVVLAVLVPLWVVVVTSLSSEQTINNAGGYVFQPREFDPSAYLVIFSGGQISDAILVSTFVAVVGTLISLVVTVLAAYGLSRPSSVGHRPILFYFLLTFLIYPGMIPAYLVVTGLGLKDNLLALILPTAISAFNLVVLRAFFMNIPGELLDSARIDGAGEFRILWKIVLPLSKAVTAVVGLFYAVGYWNAFFNAVLYIDRNDLQPVQRVLQQFILAGQSPTSSGTAVYVPGLGSAIPPTLAIKMAVVVVTIVPALIVYPFVQRHFTKGVIIGAVKG
- a CDS encoding glycoside hydrolase family 3 protein, encoding MTDSPVYRDPHQKVAARVSDLLGRLTLDEKIALLNQHQAAVPRLGVGAFRTGTEALHGVAWLGVATAFPQAIGLASSWNPELLRRVGEAVGTEVRAMHHRDPDAVGLNVWAPVVNLLRDPRWGRNEEGFAEDPWLTGELSTAYARGLRGDHPLWLRTAPTLKHFLGYNNETDRCLTSSNLPPRVLHEYELPAFRAALADGAAVAVMASYNLVNGRPAHLSPLIDDTLRSWSPDDVLVVGDAWAVHNLAGDQHWFDDHVEGFAAALRAGIDCVTEDLPATLAHFTAAHERGLITESHVDAAARHILAIRVRLGEFNESADPYRHIDASVIDCAPHRELALEAARAGVVLLTNDGILPLDAASAGRVAVIGPLADQVFDDWYSGTPPYRTTLHAEVARHLGADAVTFAEGLDRVALRSASGFLQASPSNPLMVRTTSSSRAGSPASTPATIPGASDIPDLPDELLFDILDWGEETISLRSVATGLFLGADGDDPLVCDRPGPNGWEVRETFKLVTVPGGVVLHHLQSDRYLAAGDDDLVRTTATTPEDATVFTVDLLVDGVAEAADVAAAADVVLLALGNHPLVAGRETADRRDLDLPGTQDDLLRAVHAANPRTVLVLSSSYPYAIGWASKNLPAVLWSSHGGQEHGNALAGVLFGLSEPTGRLTQTWYADDSELPDLLDYDIIANDATYLYFRGTPLFPFGHGLGYTDFHYGDLRLDTAVTDPSGTVTVTVDVTNTGTRPGTEVVQLYTRQQRSRAKQPLRSLRGYKRVHLSPGETTTVTFALHAADLAFWDVTRSRWVVEDATHTIAVARSSTDWRRTTTLRVQAERIPPRNPRAGLALIDNDGYDGLHPVPLPNTPGEALRSTTPQAWAVFNDVDLTRPPTRIRALISAAEVPEVPKAPEAPEAPEAPEAPEATITIRLDDLFSGPILATLPVPPTAGLDPMTELAAEIPPYPGRHDIFIQFSHPRLTAASLHFD
- a CDS encoding beta-galactosidase, translated to MFYGGDYNPEQWPEEVQEEDVALMREAGVTAVTVGVFAWSRLEPSEGEYDFAWLDRVLDRLHDGGIEVVLATPTASPPPWFTLAHPAGLPVNADGVRLTHGSRDTYCVSSPEYRAAALRIAGELGRRYARHPALAMWHVHNEYGTDCRCDLTAAAFRTWLEKRHGSLAALNEAWTTAFWSQRYSDWAQIMPPRATQYLPNPAHVLDFRRFLSDSFLDAFVSQRDLLRTFDPSIPITTNFVQGDWVSVDHARWAEEVDLVAVDHYPDSAGMSAEEQTAFAGDLARSWGGGRWLLMETAPNLIYTPGRMHAKEPGRMIRHSLGYVARGSAGAMYFQWRQPLGGAELFHSAMVPHAGPDSPVFREAVSLGRILENLPPLGDPPRSEVAVTWDAQSWWALQGAGLPSADIDYAAAVRQAHRALYRAGVPTDFVFPGLPLDLDPYRMVVAPHLYLVSDRAADAFQQFVAAGGHLVTGALSGIAEPSTRVIPGGYPGAFREASGVRVTEWHPLDPATPIALDDGSAAHGWSERVELAGATAWARYAGGVLDGEPAITRQEFGRGVFWYVSAGLDDESWRRLLGVVAAEAGVSPLVPDLPPGVEAIRRGSLLFLLNHSSSEFRGIAAGSFAVVEGQGWKALR
- a CDS encoding rhodanese-like domain-containing protein gives rise to the protein MTTPNTDAIAHFAGRLRFETDVSDVHADYEAGASGVVVIDTRNDASWQQGHLPHAVHLPTAQIAARAATVIPPGSRVVTYCWGPGCNGATKAALAFAELGYPVKEMLGGFEYWVREGFPVRESTGVNARPADPLTAPATASCGC
- a CDS encoding extracellular solute-binding protein, with product MGASTNRRNFLGLIGLGAASMAGGGLLAGCSKEPGSTGSATTAEQAAGVVPTFKESTLIPPDIKGVRPVADGYIKYPASLADAVTEKAITSGQPISATTPWWGPAPPTDNKLVAAVNADLGGTVNFSIQDGVTYGDKLNTMLGARDVPDLTCIPGWEINKLARFNDAVHVLFEDLTPYLAGDKVSAYPLLAGLDTKAWSDSVWGGKLMGVPFPSDNPFPSLLFYRKDVADQRGIAAPTNLDELYDFGKKMTDPDSGEWAFGDIFQEVLQICGNTGSQNGWAKGADGKVYHRYETENYKRAVEFMTRVYAEKLIHPDIASSKGGDVKTLFKGGKIFMFWDGGGAWKEVWRPAIQADPKFDMQAVKVFGADASTPPVRWGGTPSIMWTFVKKGLGQERTQELLRVLNYVAAPFGTKEWELQNYGVEGTHFKRDSAGTPVTNDLYVKEFANQFIFLGGRPPVIVGGPDIPTYAEAFVNWGNDATKYLEKNPWEGIKVEVPTEQAAIEQPTADKVTDIMRGRRPLSDFDKVVTEWRNGGGDKAREFYAKVLADNGR